A region of Diceros bicornis minor isolate mBicDic1 chromosome 31, mDicBic1.mat.cur, whole genome shotgun sequence DNA encodes the following proteins:
- the LOC131395583 gene encoding olfactory receptor 5B2-like, with product MENNTEVTEFILLGLTNAPELQVPLFIIFTLIYLINVIGNLGMILLILLDTYLHTAMYFFLGNLALVDLGYSTAVTPKVMAGFLIGEKVISYNACAAQMFFFVAFATTENLLLASMAYDRYAAVCKPLHYTSIMTTRVCAHLVIGSYFSGFLNASIHVRDTFSLSFCISNVVHHFFCDIPAVMALSCSDRHISELILGFLASFNILFALLIILISYLFIFVTILKMHSAEGYLKALSTCASHLTIVSIFYGTGIFMYLQPSSSHSMDTDKISSVFYTMLIPMLNPVVYSLRNKEVKNAFKKLVEKARYSLGLVF from the coding sequence ATGGAGAACAATACAGAAGTGACTGAGTTCATCCTGCTGGGACTAACCAATGCCCCAGAATTGCAGGTCCCCCTCTTTATCATTTTCACTCTCATTTATCTCATCAATGTGATTGGAAACCTGGGGATGATCCTATTGATTCTTTTGGACACTTATCTCCACACTGCCATGTACTTTTTCCTTGGTAACCTGGCTCTAGTGGACCTTGGTTACTCCACAGCTGTCACTCCTAAGGTGATGGCTGGGTTCCTTATAGGAGAAAAGGTCATCTCCTACAATGCATGTGCTGCCCAAATGTTCTTTTTTGTAGCTTTTGCCACCACAGAAAATTTACTCTTGGCAtcaatggcctatgaccgctacgCAGCAGTGTGTAAACCCCTGCATTACACCTCCATAATGACGACAAGGGTATGTGCACATCTTGTCATAGGATCCTACTTCTCTGGTTTCCTAAATGCCTCCATCCATGTTAGGGACACATTCAGTCTCTCTTTCTGTATATCCAATGTGGTCCATCACTTTTTCTGTGATATTCCAGCAGTTATGGCTCTCTCTTGCTCTGACAGACATATTAGTGAGCTGATTCTTGGTTTTTTAGCAAGCTTCAATATCCTTTTTGCTCTCCTGATTATCTTGATTTCCTACCTCTTCATATTTGTCACCATCCTGAAGATGCACTCAGCAGAGGGATACCTGAAGGCGTTATCCACTTGTGCTTCTCATCTCACTATAGTTTCCATCTTCTATGGGACAGGCATCTTCATGTACTTACAGCCCAGCTCCAGCCATTCCATGGACACAGACAAAATCTCATCTGTGTTCTATACTATGCTCATCCCCATGCTGAACCCTGTAGTTTATAGCTTGAGGAACAAAGAGGTCAAGAATGCATTCAAGAAGCTTGTGGAGAAGGCAAGATATTCTCTAGGTTTAGTCTTTTAA